Proteins from one Nicotiana tabacum cultivar K326 chromosome 23, ASM71507v2, whole genome shotgun sequence genomic window:
- the LOC107820367 gene encoding uncharacterized protein LOC107820367 isoform X8, with protein sequence MTYRFEPWNQLPMLASGAWFEELRKRRVEELKRELQKSECSIGSLLTKIESLKAERERSAQIDYGSCHTESPAAVVKSEYMESFGKDGVSAGSFTLDTRTKFSPEFESPAIASTKEIDQKLEWSESCELAETANGNGGVLRKRRSKRKRKDAVLDSKEVSVGESDNVCSISDISTSHCKETSTSCDQSIKPTTTDDSKGGLSRLRDDDDLMAIFNSITQTEVAMIFRHRHDSQKRARYKNIIRQHVDIETVRLRIANGSIKSAGELFRDLLLLTTNAIVYYSKRTREYKSAMTLRDIVTKAYRDHYKFSYHKATSALLTFSTIGNLPVKPRSARPRPSKDKLQAKSCDNVNSIAGTVGRDDHKPSDADSEVPLQSLLAATKGFKRRGKFNCGSVDGSVNRITKVAEKKDTGAKTKIEDHHSEMVTKERKRACKGDLQVA encoded by the exons ATGACCTAtcggttcgagccgtggaatcaaCTACCgatgcttgcatcagg TGCTTGGTTTGAAGAGCTACGAAAACGACGAGTTGAAGAACTGAAGCGAGAATTGCAGAAATCTGAATGCTCAATTGG GTCTCTCCTCACAAAGATTGAAAGCCTTAAGGCAGAGAGAGAACGGTCTGCTCAGATAGATTATGGTTCTTGTCACACTGAATCGCCCGCTGCTGTTGTAAAGTCAGAATACATGGAATCTTTTGGCAAAGACGGTGTATCTGCTGGCAGCTTCACACTAGATACCAGGACCAAGTTTTCACCCGAGTTTGAGAGTCCTGCTATAGCCTCGACTAAAGAGATAGATCAAAAGCTAGAATGGTCGGAGTCTTGTGAGCTAGCAGAGACTGCCAATGGAAATGGAGGAGTTTTGAGGAAGAGAAGAAGTaagagaaaaaggaaagatgCTGTTTTAGATAGCAAAGAAGTGAGCGTTGGTGAAAGTGACAATGTGTGTTCAATCAGTGACATCTCTACTTCCCACTGTAAAGAAACATCAACCAGTTGCGACCAAAGTATTAAGCCTACCACCACAGATGATAGTAAAGGAGGATTATCTAGATTGAGGGACGACGATGATTTGATGGCAATTTTCAATTCTATTACACAGACCGAAGTTGCTATGATCTTTAGGCATCGTCACGATAGTCAAAAGAGAGCTAGATACAAGAATATTATCAGGCAGCATGTGGATATTGAAACAGTAAGATTAAGAATAGCCAATGGTTCCATCAAATCAGCAGGTGAGCTTTTCAGAGATTTACTTTTGTTAACAACCAATGCCATTGTATATTATTCGAAAAGGACGAGAGAATACAAGTCAGCGATGACCCTCAGGGACATTGTCACTAAAGCATATAGAGACCATTATAAGTTCTCTTACCACAAAGCTACTTCTGCCCTGCTCACATTCTCGACGATAGGTAATCTGCCTGTGAAGCCAAGAAGTGCTCGTCCTCGCCCCTCCAAAGACAAACTTCAAGCCAAGTCTTGCGACAATGTAAATAGTATTGCAGGGACTGTAGGAAGAGATGATCATAAACCAAGTGATGCTGATTCTGAGGTTCCATTGCAGTCATTATTAGCTGCTACTAAAGGCTTCAAGCGACGTGGAAAGTTCAACTGTGGATCAGTTGATGGATCTGTTAATCGAATAACTAAAGTAGCAGAAAAGAAAGATACAGGAGCTAAAACTAAGATAGAGGACCATCATTCTGAGATGGTtacaaaggaaagaaaaagagccTGTAAAGGTGATTTGCAGGTTGCATAG